A region from the Streptomyces lydicus genome encodes:
- a CDS encoding YceI family protein — translation MTSTGAGAAGLRAQIRTRDGWAVQHAVLTVTDMTGAQVLRAAADDEGVIRSAEPLPAGPYTVIVTAVGYAPVASSAIVTASGRMDVGSVVLARQGGAELPPPGAWTIDPMHSTVAAVAQHLGISSVHGRFTEFSGRIEIAEDLSASRVEAAIKATSIDTGNGMRDGHLRSEDFLNVEEFPEITYRSSGLAPAGPDRWTVNGELSLHGVVRPVDLDLSYLGTGPDPWGGVRAAFRATAELRREDFKMNYNQVVAAGIAAIGTTLKVELDIQAVQGESLPMG, via the coding sequence ATGACTTCGACGGGCGCGGGAGCTGCGGGACTGAGGGCTCAGATCCGCACACGCGACGGCTGGGCGGTCCAGCACGCCGTACTGACCGTCACCGATATGACGGGCGCGCAGGTGCTGCGCGCGGCGGCGGACGACGAGGGCGTCATCCGCAGCGCGGAGCCGCTGCCCGCCGGCCCGTACACGGTCATCGTGACGGCCGTCGGCTATGCACCGGTCGCCTCCAGCGCGATCGTGACCGCGAGCGGCCGGATGGACGTCGGCAGCGTCGTCCTGGCGCGGCAGGGCGGGGCCGAGCTGCCGCCGCCCGGCGCCTGGACCATCGACCCGATGCACTCGACGGTGGCCGCGGTCGCCCAGCACCTGGGGATCTCCAGCGTGCACGGCCGGTTCACCGAGTTCAGCGGCCGGATCGAGATCGCCGAGGACCTTTCCGCCTCGCGGGTCGAGGCGGCCATCAAGGCCACCTCCATCGACACCGGCAACGGGATGCGCGACGGGCACCTGCGCTCCGAGGACTTCCTGAACGTCGAGGAGTTCCCGGAGATCACCTACCGCAGCTCGGGCCTGGCACCGGCGGGCCCGGACCGCTGGACGGTGAACGGCGAGCTGTCGCTGCACGGTGTCGTACGCCCGGTGGACCTCGACCTGAGCTACCTCGGCACCGGCCCCGACCCCTGGGGCGGGGTGCGCGCGGCCTTCCGCGCCACCGCGGAGCTGCGTCGCGAGGACTTCAAGATGAACTACAACCAGGTCGTCGCGGCGGGCATCGCGGCGATCGGCACCACCCTGAAGGTCGAACTGGACATCCAGGCGGTGCAGGGGGAGAGCCTGCCGATGGGATGA